TTCGGTAATATGCTTTTAAGACAGGGCGGGGAGATAGGCTATCATGGATATAATCATCAGCCTCTTTGCTTGTCCGACTGTGACTACAGGGGCGAATATGATTATAAAACGTGGGACAGTACAGGTGCTATGAAAGGCGCTTTTGATGAACTGATAGATTTTTGTGATGAACTTTTTGGCACTACTCCTATGAATATATACGTTCCTCCGTCAAATATTTTATCTTATCAGGGACAGAATTTCTTGTTAAGTGAATATCCTCATATTAAAACAATATCGGGAATATATTTTCCTGACTCCGATTGCGATTATACCTGTGTTCAGGAATTTGAGGTGCTAAATGACGGCAGAGTGCTTCAGCCTCGTATAGTATCGGGATGTGAAATGGACAATTTTATGAGTCTTGCAGTAATATCCGAACTTAATTTTCATTATGCAAACAGTCATTTTACACACCCTGACGATGCGCTCGACCCTGAGCGTGGTGCAGAAAAAGGCTGGGCAAGTTTAAAAAGTAGTTTTGACGATTATCTTTCATGGGTACATAACAGTGCACCGAAAATACGTAATTTTACGGGTTCTGAAATGTCAGCAGCGATACAAAGATATGCTGCACTTAATATAAATAAAGAAGTTTATGAAGATAAGATGATACTTAAGGTAGATAATTTTTATGACGAGGCATACTGTCTTATAAGGTTTAACGAAAATGAGTTTTCAAAAGTTACAGGCGGAGAACTTACCAAGGTAACGGGAAATTTATATCTGCTTCGTGTTAAAGATTCAAAAGTTATAATAGATTTTAAGAGGTAAAAATGAGAATTTGTCTGATACTTGAAGGGTGTTACCCTTATATTAACGGCGGTGTGTCTACCTGGATGCATCAATATATTGAAAATATGCCTGAGCATGAATTTATCCTGTGGGTTATCGGCGCAAAAGCAGAGGATAAGGATAAATTTGTTTATAAACTTCCAAAAAATGTTACAGAAGTGCATCAGGTGTTTTTAGATGACGCTCTTAAAGTGAAAGACAGTGGTGTTTTTACTCATAAGTTTAATAAAAAACAAAAAGAAGCACTAAAGAATCTGATGATTTCAAAAAGTCCTGACTGGGATTTATTATTTGAAATGTATCAGGTTAAAAAAATCAATCCTATGAGTTATTTAAAAAGTGAATTCTTTTTGGAAACTTTAGTTGAAATAACGAAAAAGGAATTTCCGTATATTGCTTTTTCCGACGCTTTCCATTCAGTCCGTTCAAGACTTCTTCCTGTTTTGTATCTTTTGGGAACTTATGTTCCGAAAGCAGATATATACCATGCAATTTCAACCGGTTACGGAGGACTTTTGGCATCTATGGGGGCATACATATATAAAAAGCCCCTTCTGCTTACCGAACATGGTATATATACAAGGGAGCGAGAAGAGGAAATTATCCGTGCAAAATGGGTTGAGCGTGCATTTAAAGGGCAATGGATAGACTTTTTCTATATGCTTTCCGATTTGATATATTCCCGTGCATTTCGTGTTACAAGCCTTTTTGCAAGAGCAATGGAAACACAGATAGATATGGGATGTGAAAGGGAAAGATGCAAGGTTATCGCAAATGGCATAAGTTATGAAAGATTTTGCAATATACCTCAAAAACAAGATGACGGTATTGTTGATATAGGTGCAGTTGTAAGATTTGCTCCTATTAAAGATATAAAAACAATGATTTATGCATTTTTCGAACTGACAACACGGCATAAAAATGTACGCTTACATATACTCGGAGGAATTGACGACAAAGAGTATGCAGAGGAGTGTTATGCACTGATTTCCCAACTTGGACTTTCAGATATGATAATAATGCCCGGACGTGTTAATGTGGTAGAATATTTCAAAAAACTTGATTTTACCATACTTACAAGTATATCGGAAGGTCAGCCTTTATCAGTCTTAGAATCTTTTGCTGCAGGAAGGCCATGTGTAACTACTGATGTCGGCTGTTGCAGAGAACTTTTAGAGGGAGATATAGGCGATAATTTAGGTATAGCAGGCTATACGGTTCCCCCTATGCAAAGGGAAAAACTTGCAGAAGCGAT
This region of Oscillospiraceae bacterium genomic DNA includes:
- a CDS encoding DUF3492 domain-containing protein, whose protein sequence is MRICLILEGCYPYINGGVSTWMHQYIENMPEHEFILWVIGAKAEDKDKFVYKLPKNVTEVHQVFLDDALKVKDSGVFTHKFNKKQKEALKNLMISKSPDWDLLFEMYQVKKINPMSYLKSEFFLETLVEITKKEFPYIAFSDAFHSVRSRLLPVLYLLGTYVPKADIYHAISTGYGGLLASMGAYIYKKPLLLTEHGIYTREREEEIIRAKWVERAFKGQWIDFFYMLSDLIYSRAFRVTSLFARAMETQIDMGCERERCKVIANGISYERFCNIPQKQDDGIVDIGAVVRFAPIKDIKTMIYAFFELTTRHKNVRLHILGGIDDKEYAEECYALISQLGLSDMIIMPGRVNVVEYFKKLDFTILTSISEGQPLSVLESFAAGRPCVTTDVGCCRELLEGDIGDNLGIAGYTVPPMQREKLAEAMEKFVESKELRLEAGRVGKLRAQTYYKYEIMLGKYKNLYKEVEENWQV